A region of Pseudomonas cavernicola DNA encodes the following proteins:
- a CDS encoding NUDIX hydrolase has protein sequence MPSPRFCPHCGAAGLSRQLPAGDTHERLVCAGCGYIHYENPKVIAGCIIEQDGKYLLCQRAIPPRPGSWTLPAGFMENGETTEQAALREVWEESGVRAEILSPYSIFSVPQISEVYIIFRASALEVTGQYGPETLDYRFFAPEEIPWESIYYPAIRQILERYIEERQAGIYGIYIGNDDSGKVHFIR, from the coding sequence ATGCCCAGCCCGCGCTTTTGTCCGCACTGTGGTGCCGCCGGCCTGAGCCGCCAGCTCCCCGCCGGCGACACCCATGAGCGCTTGGTCTGCGCAGGCTGCGGCTATATCCACTACGAGAACCCCAAAGTCATCGCTGGCTGCATCATCGAGCAGGACGGCAAATACCTGCTCTGCCAACGCGCCATCCCCCCTCGCCCAGGCTCCTGGACGCTGCCGGCCGGCTTTATGGAGAACGGCGAAACCACCGAGCAGGCGGCGTTGCGCGAGGTCTGGGAAGAAAGCGGCGTGCGCGCCGAGATCCTCTCGCCCTACTCGATCTTCAGCGTGCCGCAGATCAGCGAGGTGTACATCATCTTCCGCGCCAGCGCGCTAGAGGTGACTGGCCAATACGGCCCGGAAACCCTCGACTACCGTTTCTTCGCCCCCGAGGAGATTCCTTGGGAGAGCATCTACTACCCGGCCATCCGGCAAATCCTCGAACGCTATATCGAGGAACGCCAGGCCGGGATCTACGGCATCTACATCGGCAACGATGACAGCGGCAAAGTGCACTTTATCCGCTAA
- a CDS encoding DUF1330 domain-containing protein — MKAYWIAHVNVTEPTQYGEYTARAPAAFALFGGKLLARGGRSEALEGRPTPQRSVVIEFPSYEQALACYHSAEYQDACKHRQGVAQAEVIIVEGFEPQA; from the coding sequence ATGAAGGCTTACTGGATTGCTCATGTGAATGTGACCGAGCCCACTCAGTATGGTGAATACACCGCGCGCGCACCGGCGGCTTTTGCGCTGTTCGGCGGAAAACTGCTGGCCCGTGGTGGCCGCAGCGAAGCCTTGGAGGGGCGGCCGACGCCGCAGCGTAGTGTGGTGATCGAATTTCCCTCTTACGAACAGGCGCTGGCCTGCTACCACTCGGCCGAATACCAGGACGCTTGCAAGCATCGCCAGGGGGTGGCGCAGGCCGAGGTGATTATCGTCGAAGGGTTCGAGCCCCAGGCTTGA
- the ribBA gene encoding bifunctional 3,4-dihydroxy-2-butanone-4-phosphate synthase/GTP cyclohydrolase II, with amino-acid sequence MSFNSIEEIIEDFRQGKMVLLVDDEDRENEGDLLLAAERVTPAAINFMAREARGLICLTLTDEHCQRLGLEQMVPSNGSVFATAFTVSIEAADGVTTGISAADRARTVQAAVAANAKADDLVQPGHIFPLRAKEGGVLTRAGHTEAGCDLARLAGFSPAAVIVEVMNDDGSMARRPQLEVFAEQHGIKIGTIADLIHYRLNTEHTVIRIGERELPTVHGTFRLITFEDRIEGGVHMALVMGEIATDTPTLVRVHVIDSLRDLVGAEYTGPKNWTLWAALQKIAEHGHGVVVVLANSESSQALLERVPQLTQARRQFSRSQSRIYSEVGTGAQILQDLGVRKLRHLGPPLKYAGLTGYDLEVVESIPFEE; translated from the coding sequence ATGTCGTTCAACAGCATCGAAGAAATCATCGAAGACTTCCGCCAGGGCAAGATGGTGCTTCTGGTCGACGACGAAGACCGCGAGAACGAAGGCGACCTGCTCCTCGCCGCCGAACGGGTCACGCCGGCCGCCATCAACTTCATGGCCCGTGAAGCGCGCGGCCTGATCTGCCTGACCCTGACCGACGAGCACTGTCAGCGCCTTGGCCTGGAACAAATGGTGCCGAGCAATGGCAGCGTCTTCGCCACCGCCTTTACCGTCTCCATCGAGGCGGCCGATGGGGTGACCACCGGCATCTCGGCGGCCGACCGCGCACGCACCGTGCAGGCAGCGGTCGCCGCCAACGCGAAAGCCGATGACTTGGTGCAGCCCGGGCATATCTTCCCGCTACGCGCCAAGGAAGGCGGCGTGCTGACCCGCGCCGGGCACACCGAGGCCGGCTGTGACCTGGCGCGCCTGGCCGGCTTCAGCCCGGCGGCGGTGATCGTCGAGGTGATGAACGATGACGGCAGCATGGCCCGTCGTCCGCAGCTGGAAGTGTTCGCCGAACAGCACGGGATCAAGATCGGCACCATCGCCGATCTGATCCACTACCGCCTGAACACTGAGCACACCGTCATCCGCATCGGCGAACGCGAGTTGCCCACGGTGCATGGCACCTTCCGCCTGATCACCTTCGAGGATCGCATCGAAGGCGGCGTGCACATGGCACTGGTAATGGGTGAGATCGCGACGGACACCCCGACGCTGGTGCGCGTCCACGTGATAGACTCGCTGCGCGACCTGGTCGGTGCCGAATACACCGGGCCAAAAAACTGGACTCTCTGGGCGGCCCTGCAAAAAATCGCCGAGCACGGCCATGGCGTAGTCGTGGTGCTGGCCAACAGCGAGTCGTCCCAGGCCCTGCTCGAGCGGGTGCCGCAACTGACCCAAGCACGCCGGCAGTTCAGCCGTTCGCAGTCGCGGATCTACTCGGAAGTCGGAACCGGCGCGCAAATCCTGCAGGACCTCGGCGTGCGCAAACTGCGCCACCTCGGCCCGCCGCTGAAATATGCCGGGCTGACCGGTTACGACCTGGAAGTGGTGGAAAGCATTCCTTTCGAGGAGTGA
- a CDS encoding polyamine ABC transporter substrate-binding protein: MLDRKRVTSTLAAMALVVGSNMAMAADSLNFVSWGGSTQDAQKQAWAEPFGKSTGIQVVQDGPTDYGKLKAMVESGNVQWDVVDVEADFALRAASEGLIEPLDFTQIQRDKIDPRFVSDHGVGSFFFSFVLGYNQGKLGGKEPQDWSALFDTKTYPGKRALYKWPSPGVLELALLADGVAPDKLYPLDLDRAFKKLDTIKPDIVWWGGGAQSQQLLASGEASLGQFWNGRVYALQQDGAPVGVSWKQNLVMADFLVIPKGAKNKAAAMKFLANASSAKGQAEFANLTAYAPVNLDSVSQLKPELAPNLPTAYAKDQITLDFAYWAKNGPAIATRWNEWLVK, from the coding sequence ATGTTGGATAGAAAACGCGTGACCTCTACCCTCGCCGCTATGGCCCTGGTGGTGGGTAGCAACATGGCGATGGCCGCCGACAGCCTGAACTTCGTCAGCTGGGGCGGCTCCACCCAGGATGCGCAAAAGCAGGCTTGGGCTGAGCCCTTTGGCAAGTCCACCGGCATCCAAGTGGTACAGGACGGCCCAACCGACTATGGCAAACTCAAGGCCATGGTCGAAAGCGGCAACGTGCAGTGGGATGTGGTCGATGTCGAAGCCGACTTCGCCTTGCGCGCCGCCAGCGAAGGCCTGATCGAGCCGCTGGACTTCACGCAGATCCAGCGCGACAAGATCGACCCGCGCTTCGTCTCCGACCACGGCGTCGGCTCGTTCTTCTTCTCCTTCGTGCTTGGCTACAACCAAGGCAAGCTGGGCGGCAAAGAACCGCAAGACTGGAGCGCCCTGTTTGACACCAAGACCTACCCAGGCAAACGCGCCCTGTACAAATGGCCGAGCCCCGGCGTGCTCGAACTGGCCTTGCTGGCCGACGGCGTAGCGCCAGACAAGCTCTACCCCCTGGATCTGGACCGCGCCTTCAAGAAACTCGACACCATCAAGCCGGACATCGTCTGGTGGGGCGGCGGTGCACAGTCGCAGCAACTACTGGCCTCGGGTGAAGCCTCCCTCGGGCAATTCTGGAACGGTCGCGTCTATGCCCTGCAACAAGACGGCGCACCGGTAGGCGTGAGCTGGAAGCAGAACCTGGTCATGGCCGATTTCCTGGTCATCCCCAAGGGTGCGAAGAACAAAGCCGCGGCCATGAAGTTCCTCGCCAATGCCAGCAGCGCCAAGGGCCAGGCCGAGTTCGCCAATCTGACCGCCTACGCCCCGGTCAACCTCGACAGCGTCAGCCAGCTCAAACCTGAGCTCGCCCCCAATCTGCCGACCGCCTAC